Sequence from the Acropora muricata isolate sample 2 chromosome 10, ASM3666990v1, whole genome shotgun sequence genome:
aTTCCTACGATAACATTAGCCATCTTCAACTGCACcctctgatcacgtgcaacagcggtcaacatttcgcgggtaacagtgaactgtttcgcgctcatggcatttggcgagaaacagtttcattgtttgATGTCATGTGActatgaactagccaatgaatgggcacGCTGTAAcgggaaaaacgccagctatttaacaaatagattccatgttgccgtgcgtctgttcagtaatagatcagagatgacgtcaaaatgtggtaagaacaaaaaagtggcacacgaggcgcagccgagtgtgtcactgatgttcttaccacattttgacttcCTCTgcgatctattactgaacagacgcatggcaacatgggatctatttgttttatataataaaaaattaaaatatacggaagaaaagcctttttatttcaaatttcgccactttgacagacacgaaaattgCACtcacgtgatcttatgtctatacaaaatgaagcgaactgattggttgctatgcttagcaaagaaagtgcgattggttcaaattcaaaattcaaaaaattccaaaaaacttgaatcgagcgctgttgtcatctatgcgtctgtcctctaatagatcacatgcgagaaccaatcagaatgcgagaataacttgggctATTATATAAATAACAATATAAATTAGGTATCCGGCTATGTGTATTTTCAATAGTACTCCTTCCTAATTAGCTATAGGTTGCGTACAAGCAACCACGACCGCGACGataacgtcacaaatttgcacatttgacaACCAAAAATCAGtagttttgcatgctttgcacgtgcatttttgatttttggacattttgttCCCGTCCTATCAGACGCGTGAAATTAGGGTGTTTAAaaaatgacgacagcaacggcaacgtcaacaccataaatcaatgatttgattggttgaataatgaaaaataatcgtgctgctcgtgcggcacgccttttagtgcaattttttgacgtggCCTACCAAACGACGATGTGAAATTTTCTTATCCATTATACGTTTAGCAGATGTACAGACGACTTCAACACGACAAAGCACATCCTATGACAAGCTTAATTAGTTCGTTAATTCTCTTCTACCGGTAATTAGTCCTTATTATCAGTTTTAGATTTACCGTGTATTACGTACTGCCATTTCATCCACTGTTTAGCTTTAGCTTTCTTTACTTTTCCTTATATAAGCGGCTTTCAGTTTttaagttttagtttttaactttttaccaCTGGAGTGATTTCTCCTgttctggggcccgtttctcgatagtcccgagaacttttcgggcccgaaaagccagtcgtaaaactacgacctgcttattctgtaaagctggtcttttcatatgttgtaaagagaataaaaataaaaataactgccaagtttcgtgcctcgagacgccttcgttttgaagatacaaagagaattatgtcacccgaaatacgcccgaaaagtttcggggcCACAGTTTTATGGGAAACTGTTTGCGGAGTTTATCCATTGATCTTCTCATAAAATCATGCAACGTTCATTTCACGCAACTCTGGTTGTGTCTCAGGACTGATGTGTTTTTGTGTGTGTAAAAAATGACAATCAACTCCTAGAGGGCACTTCCCGACGTATCAGGAACTGAATTGTTTAGATTTTTGTATCTAGGTAATTCGGAAAAATCCGATCGCTGTTATCTAGCAGCCGACTTCCAACTACTAAGTTGGATGTTCTAGATTGATTCATAACTCAGTTGTCCTTCTTTACGGCAGGGACTCAAATTGCCGAGATTATAAGAcatttaaatttgcattttgcaccACTAGCGACTTGTTTATTATGAAAACTTTTTTTCGTGGCTAAATTTCAGTTTGTATCCATGTGATTCATTTGAAATTGTTCTTGCTTAAGTAAGCAGTATTACTTCGTTGTTTACAGGTGAGGGCATATTATATTCCAGTTTGACATGGCGATCTGATGAAGTGTTTGCCTTGCTCGTCAATTTTATAACCTTGACAACATTCTAGATTTCCACGTTGTGTAAATTTTAAGGTTCGTGTTTTGGTTTTGCAAAGGTTGCAAGATTTAAATGCTAGCTTTGAAATTTACACAGAACGTTCAAAAAGCTCTATTGGAATACAGTATTAACCCGTGGTAAGAAAACCGATTAAGTTCAATATCTTCAATAAAGCTATCATTTTCACTTAGATTCAATTTTAACGGTTTTATTAATGCGGGAGAAATGTGGGATATAACTTCAAAAAAATTGTGAAGTTTTTGCCGTCGTTAATACAGCAAAGTTAATTGAAACCCAGCTGTGTTTGATAGAGCGATGCGCTTCTGTTTCAATCACTAATTGGCTGCAGAAGACGTATTAAAGAGTTAACCTACTTTTGCTGGAACTGACATCAACACTGCTACTTCCATCAGGTTGTGCCTGTGCCGTGCTGTGACTCTCGTTTGAAGGCGCCTGTCGGCGTGAAAATGGGCCCGGAGTGGGTAACCTAAGTGCAACGCGATACGGTTGAAAAGAACTTTGTCGAAACGCGGTCAAAGAACTGTGACTTCCTGGAAGCGGAACGGGTACTTCTCGATGTATCCCCGAGGGATAAAAGCAACATGGTTGTAAAGGGATTGAAAGCGATCTCCCAGGTGTCGGGGTGCATAACGGGCACAAAACGTGCGTCGAGTGATACGGAACCCGATACCCAGAAATTTGCAGCATGACGTTCCACTGTATTTGTCGGACAATATGAAAGAGTTTCTTATGGAGCATGTCTCCTTAGAAACCAGGGATGCACTGAAAGAACTCCAGGCTCTAATTAACAAGTTATCGCTTACAAAATAACGCCAAAATGTATTTAAACAGAGCCTTTTATAGAACGCGATAcgttttctgtttgtttgaaGTTAAGCACAATAAGGCAATTTTTTTGATTACCTTTTTTGTATCATCCATCATATTTAATTCATTCAAAGATAATTGGAGATTCGTTAGTAAAGGTCCGCACTGGACAGAAACTATACAAGGTTTTAATAGGGAAAACTACCTATTGCAACGTTTACGAGAAACATCACTTTCAAACATTTTACTTAGGGCTATCAGAACTATATCTAATCACTTCATTGATGCTGTATCATTTGGGCTGAATATCCTCTCACTCAGTGGATTGTTTCGCCCTGTTTTGGAAAGTTAAGGAAGAGGCTAAAACTTCAACGTTGTTGAATCGCTTTATCAGTAATACCCTAAAATTCGACAGACGACGTCAAAGAAATGTATAGAAGGCGCGCCGCTCGTGTTGCAAGATTTTCCAACTGACCAACCATATCATTGATAGGTGACGCCTTCCTAAAATTCACAAGTTAGAAGCGCAGTTGTTCGTGTAAGTCACTTCAAAACAGTTTGGCAGACGTTCAGAGTTCCGTATTAATTTCATCTTGGTCACGCTGTGCTGTCTTTTCACTTGATTGACacggcagagaatgaaagatttactgctgcggacTCGCCGGTTGTCATGTTGGCATTGCGCGTCGTGCGGttttgcagactacgtcaaagaaacgCACTTACCAAACAAGGAATTCCTTtattttcattggccgagagcccACCACGTGACCTGTAAATATCTGTCTATAAacaagtgttttgctgcaaataatattttgCTCATGCGTAACTGAAACcacgctcttgtgtgaaaaatgCCGGGCAGATCGCTCCTAGCCTCCCACGCAGACGTCCTTTCCTCCCCCACGTGGACGTCTGCGTGGGAGGCTAATCGGTCCCCGGAGCTGTGAGCGAGTGATTTGGCatctttagttgatcaaaagaacagtgatcgaatgataaaacaactatggaactcggttatcgcaaaatacCGTGATTTGTCACGCAGTaccttcggcttcggcaaacAATTGATCGGCGAGACCTTGaaaaatcacgatattttgctccaCCTCGCTCAATAAGTGTTAATTATGCGTGCagcataattatttttccatATTCAGCCAACGTTGTAGTTCGTTTGTAATGTCGTTTCCGTTGAAGGCCCCACTTTCGGGTTCACTCCGACGGTCACCGCTTACGCAATACAGAGCCTCTTGTACCAACGACGAGGAAAACGTTAAGCCCTGGCCAAACGGACTCacaagtagtcgcaagtagcggcaagttgaacttgtgAAAAGACTTGCGTTGGGTGGCCAAACAGTAAAAAAATTGCCTTGACTTGCGTGCAAATTTcatctcgaccaaagtgatcgcaagtcatcgcaagtgcacgcaaggcctggccaaacggagtcgcaagtagacccaagttttcaacttgcgactgcttgcgagtccgtttgaccagggctttactTGCAAATAAACACTTTGCACAATTGTGACTATTTCATAATTACAGTCTCCCAATCTTGTTCAAATTCTACAATGTTGTCGAAGTACGCTACAACGGGACTGCAAGAAGCGCTATTGAAGAAAAtacagaaaaatgaaaaaactaatttttgtttgttcaagttgtcatcaaaaccgAAGTTGCAGTGATTTGGCATGGTTTCTTTTTAGTGGAAGACACGAGATTGTTCTAAAGTgtgtgccacacgtgcagcacgcttgttTCTCGGcgtttaaccaatcaaatttgtaATCTGAGGCATTGCCATAGCAGTAAATTTCATCCCATTTATTAGGTTTTCCTTAATATGAATTTAGCCATATAATGACACATCCATGCCATAACATGTTTGGGCCGTTGCAAGTACTTTCTTAGAGGTTCTTTAAAAAGTCTAAGTATGAGGACAACAGGTAACATATTTAAAAGGGAACAGGTCACAAGTGAGATATTTTCTCAGACATGTCCATGATAGTAAGTAACATTTTCGAAGCACGCCAATTTCAATAAGAGACTCATAGTGTCCCTCTCACTTTGACTCGCTTTAAACATCTTTTGTGATGAGGAATACTGACTGTTAAGGTTATAAAGAGTCCTCTTAATAATCAAGAGGTCAAAAACAGTAACCTTCAACCTAACCTAACTGCACAAACTATTCTATTCTCAGTCtgaatcttgttaaatttaagacctagagcaataattattgctgtctTAGCGGCCGAGCTATGGAACAAACTACATACTTTGATCACCGCACATGCTCATGCGAGAATCTGAGACTTTTTAGGACTAAACTCAAAACTTACCtttttaagaaaaattattCTGGTCATTAGGAAgatttatttgattttataTGTGTTTCGTTTGAATTTATTTTGACTAATATTTATAAACTTTTAATTCAAGCATTTTACTTGTTAAGCACCTAGTTCATCGCTAGATAGGCACTATAAAAATAggttcttctttttcttcctattattataattattatgctaagAAGTAACCCAGACACAAACGCTAACCGTAAGATTACAAACAGATATCTTGTGCTTAAACTTCATGAGACACTACGTGATATTCGCCAAAATTTGGTGTGCATTCATGAATTACTCCCAAAACTTCATAACTTAAGTATCTTGTTCAAATCTACCAattcaaaaattataaaaataatttctttggaATATTACTCAGGAGTGGAAGGGAGGGGGGAGGTCAATGTTAAAAAGTTCCCAGGTCAATCTTAAAAGGTTCCCAACGACCCCTCTTGCTGCTGCTACATTCTTAATTTATTGATTCATACTGATGATTCTGGACTCAACTCTTCCTGTTCCTGCCAGTTTTCCTCAGTAACCTTAGCGAGTTGGCGAGACTTCCAGACCCGAATGGTGTGATCGTCACTTGCGCTCACTAGCATTTGTTGGTCTCTAGGATTGAAGGCGACGCAGTTTACCACATTAGTGTGACCCCTTAGTGTGGCAAGTTTGCCCCCAGCCTGTCGGTGCCAAACATGGGCGCAATGATCTTCAGCTCCACTGAAAAaccaaaaaggaaaatgaacaTACTAGTGACAAGAGCTTTACATTAAAGTGAAAAGGTTGCATCCATGGTGACTCAACTCTAAAATGTGACCTGAATCATGCAGATTTGATGCCTCTTTTTGCCACTAGGAACAACAGTTGCAGGGTGAAAAACTTTGGCATAGTTTTGTGTTATGAAGACTTGCGTCAACAACGTTCCTCGTTTGCACTTCAATAACCTGGACTGAGTTGTTCAAAGCAGGGTTagcacaaacaaataaacaacaataaaactagaagtagttctcactaaagctgcccccacTTTTTATGTAATAAAGTGATACCATTTTTTGCCAATGGGAACAACTATTAAGAGGTGAAAAATTTGGCATTGCTTTATGTTACAAGCACTTACCTTGTGAGCCCACATCAGTTGGAGCACTAAAATGACTTTTGAAGTCAACAATAACATTCCTTGTTAGCACTTTAATAA
This genomic interval carries:
- the LOC136931078 gene encoding homeobox protein vent1-like; this translates as MLHKKLFHIVRQIQWNVMLQISGYRVPYHSTHVLCPLCTPTPGRSLSIPLQPCCFYPSGIHREVPVPLPGSHSSLTAFRQSSFQPYRVALRLPTPGPFSRRQAPSNESHSTAQAQPDGSSSVDVSSSKNSTEEESTPHRCTATSANTKRKRRKRTIFTSEQLSRLESEFDEQQYMVGTERQQLAQALNLSETQIKIWFQNRRIKWRKENKQNFPDFLANPFSVACALRRNSGMENWNG